The genomic interval ACGTAGTCCACGAGATCGAGGAAGGGCTGGATGGTCGAGAACCATTGTTCCGGGTCGCCGGTGAATCTGCCGCCCTCTTCCCTGCTCCTGAGGGTGGCGATGATGGGGGCCGCGCAGTCGCCGCTGCAGCCGGCCATCGCCGACGAAAGGTCCTCTCCCATGAGATCGAGCCTGAGTTCGATGAAATCGGCACCGAGTGCCACCGCTTTCTGGATCTCGTCAGGACTCGTCAGCGAGACGACGATCTTCATACCCTCAGGTATCACATCGTCACCTGTTATATGTCTGTCTCTCCGGCCCTGCGGGGGTACCGATGGTGGCGATGACGGAAAAAAAGTTTTTCCGGGTTCACTCTGCCCCGTATTCTTCGCAGGCGTCGAGGACGTAGCGCATGAACGCCATGCCCGGCCCGCCGGCCATCGCCGCAGCCATCAGGGCGCCCTCCATGATCTCGGCCTTCGATGCCCCGGCCTCGATCGCCAGTTTCGTGTGGAGGGTGATGCAGAAGGGGGAGTGGTCCGCGACAGCGAGGGCGATGAGGATGATCTCCTTGAACTTCGCCGGCAGGGCGCCGTCCTTGCAGACCTGGTGGACGAAGGCGAGGAAGGTGTGCCAGACCTCGGGGTTAGACTCCTCGATCTCTCTGTTCGTCTGGAGGACCTGCGTCAGATACGTGTTTGCATCGGTCATGTATCCTATGCGTCTGGGCCTCCTCACCGATAAGAATTCGGAAACGTTTCCGGTGAGCTGTCTGGCCTTTCTCCGTTCGTTGTCCCCGTATCTGGTGTGAGATCGAGAGCGAACCGATCGCATTGCGGGCGTTCACTCTGCCCCGAACTCGTTGCAGGCGTCGACCACATAGCGCATGAAGGCCATCGACGGCCCTCCGCCCATTGCGATCGCCATCATGGCCCCTTCCATAATCTCCTGTCTCGATGCCCCGGCCTCTATGGCCCGCTTCGTGTGAATGGCGATGCAGAACTGGCAGTGGTCCGCGACGCCGAGGGCGACCATGATGATCTCCTTGACCTTTGCCGGGAGAGCCCCTCCCTTTGACGTGGTCTGTACAAGAGCGGAGAACGCGTTCCAGGCTTCCGGATCGAAGGCCTCCAGATCCTTTCGTGTCTGCGCTAACTGGTTTATGTACGTGTTCGTGTCGGTCATGATACCCTATTCTTTGGGGTCTATCTCCGATAAATGTCTATGAAATGTCTCAGAAGGCCCATATGGTCCTTTGATGTATCTCCAATCCCTTCCTTTGCCTGCTATGATCTCCCGACGCAACCTCTCCTGTGCGGAGTCCCGGTGCCCCCTCTGAAAGGGATTTATCCCCTTCTCCCCTATCTATGCACACGAAACCGGTGAAGATCCCCGAACTCCTCGCCCCTGCTGGCTCGATGGAGGCGCTGGAGGCGGCCGTCGCCGCGGGAGCGGACGCCGTGTACCTCGGCGGGACGCGTTTCTCGGCCCGGCGTTTCGCGGCGAACTTCGACGACGATGCCCTGCAGGAGGCCGTGGACTACGCCCATATCCGCGGCGTCGCCGTGCACGTGACCGTCAACACCCTGGTCCACGACGCCGAACTCCCGGCCCTTGCCGACTATCTCCTCTTCCTCTACGAGATCGGCGTCGACGCCGTCCTGGTCCAGGACGTCGGCCTCCTCCGTCTTGCCCGCGCTCTCGTCCCCGGCCTCGTCATCCACGCCTCGACCCAGATGACGGTCACCACGGCGGAGGGCGTCAGGTGGGCGGCGGAGGCCGGGTGCTCCCGCGTCGTCCTCGCCCGCGAGGTGAACCTTGCAGAAATCGAGGCGATGCGTCCTGTCCTTGAGGAGACAGGGTGCGAACTGGAGGTCTTCCTCCACGGTGCGCTCTGCTATGCCTACTCTGGCCAGTGCCTCCTCTCCTCGGTGATCGGCGGCCGGAGCGGGAACAGGGGGGCATGCGCCCAGCCCTGCCGGAAACCCTATGCCCTGATGCAGGGGGAGTACGACCGGTACGGCAGGCCCGTCCGGATGAAGCCTGTCCGCCTCCCCCACCGCTACCTCCTCTCGACAAAGGACATCTGCCTGTACCCGGTCCTCGACCGCGTCGTCGCGGCGCCCGTCTCCTCCCTGAAGATCGAGGGGAGGATGAAGGCGCCGGCCTATGTGGCGGTCGTCACCGCGGTCTACCGCCGCGCCCTCGACGCCATCGCGGAAGGCTGCTGGACTCCCTCGCCCCGTGACGAAGAGGCCCTCGCCTTCGCCTTCACCCGCGGCTTCACGACCGGGTACCTCTGCGGTGAGAGGAACCGCGGCGTGATCGGCCCCGAGCGCCCTGACAACCGCGGCGTTGCGATCGGCCGGGTCGTCGCCTTCTCGAATATCCGGATGGAGGCGACGGTCGCCCTTTCCGGGTCGCTTGCCCCGGAGAACGGGGACGGCATCGCCGTCTCCTCCCCTGAAGGAGAGTTCGGCTGCCTGGTGCGGGGGACACCGAAGAGCGGGAGGGACGGCGTGTGGGTCAGGCTGCCGCAGCCTGCGCCGATAGGTGCGGTCGTCTCCATCACCCGCCGCGCCTCCTT from Methanofollis sp. carries:
- a CDS encoding carboxymuconolactone decarboxylase family protein; the encoded protein is MTDANTYLTQVLQTNREIEESNPEVWHTFLAFVHQVCKDGALPAKFKEIILIALAVADHSPFCITLHTKLAIEAGASKAEIMEGALMAAAMAGGPGMAFMRYVLDACEEYGAE
- a CDS encoding carboxymuconolactone decarboxylase family protein, producing MTDTNTYINQLAQTRKDLEAFDPEAWNAFSALVQTTSKGGALPAKVKEIIMVALGVADHCQFCIAIHTKRAIEAGASRQEIMEGAMMAIAMGGGPSMAFMRYVVDACNEFGAE